In Musa acuminata AAA Group cultivar baxijiao chromosome BXJ2-8, Cavendish_Baxijiao_AAA, whole genome shotgun sequence, one genomic interval encodes:
- the LOC135618478 gene encoding chromatin-remodeling ATPase INO80-like isoform X1, translating to MEPRRHHSKNGLSYSNLFNLEPLMSFQVPQPDDEFHNYEDSSQDENRSSQGQGVLFERCNGEISPELIRRRRRHGVESEAVANSSLRNDTDSNDEVDEEYENGISEEQYRAMLSDHVQKYRKVKSKESLSGLASSRIAMSGTKRSHGSKTRKFTGEPLVSAKGETTSRKMEISPGYYEADLDVDYDGGNRYTLSMDSTYLDIGEGITYQIPPTYDKLVASLNLPSIADIIVEENFLNGSLDLRSLAAMIATDRRFDTLNQGGLNEPQPQYESLQARLKALSFGNSDKKFTLQVCDIGLDPFSIPEGAAGRIRRLIMSDSGTLQVYYVKVLEKGDTYEIIERSLPKKQIVKKDPSEIEKEEIEKIGKVWFNIVRRDIPKHHKIFTNFHKKQLTDAKRFSETCQREVKLKVSRSLRLMRSAAVRTRRLARDMLIFWKKVDKEQAELRKKEERDAAEALKREEELREAKRQQQRLNFLISQTELYSHFMGNKSSAQPVENLLVVEGEAKLPEEESLPLDSKSEDEEDPEEVELKKEAHRAAKQAVSQQKKITNEFDYACLKLRQVAETKDQANDSAGGSNDIDLLNPSTMPVTSTVQTPEMFKGHLKEYQLKGLQWLVNCYEQGLNGILADEMGLGKTIQAMAFLAHLAEEKNIWGPFLVVAPSSVLNNWADEVSRFCPDFRTLPYWGGLNERTVLRKNINAKRLYKRDARFHILITSYQLIVTDEKYLRRLKWQYMVLDEAQAIKSSSSIRWKTLLSFNCRNRLLLTGTPIQNNMAELWALLHFIMPTLFDSHEQFDEWFSKGIESHAEHGGTLNEHQLNRLHAVLKPFMLRRVKKDVISEMTGKTEITVHCNLSSRQQAFYRAIKNKISLAELFDGSRGHMNEKKIVNLMNIVIQLRKVCNHPELFERNEGSSYFYFAEIPNSLLPSPLEGVDVNYAGNRNPITYKVPKLIHQEIIRSTEVPFSVPRRGVHCEYFERLFDIFSPGNIYESELPKYKCLVNSSEVSGTFGFTRLMDLSPIEVSFLAKCVLLERLFFSVLRWNRQLIDETLDLFMETEGDDLENSHLDRQTTRTIARMLLLPTRSEASLLRRRLATGLGDAPYEALVTSHNDRYTSNIRLLRAMYAFIPRARAPPIHAQCPDRSFAYQINEELHHPWMKKLFLGFARTSEFNGPRRPMHHHHLIEEISQSYAIEPIFQLPYRIFGSSPPMQSFDPAKMLTDSGKLKTLDILLKRLRAENHRVLLFAQMTKMLNILEDYMNYRKYKYFRLDGSSTIMDRRDMVRDFQRRNDIFVFLLSTRAGGLGINLTAADTVIFYESDWNPTLDLQAMDRAHRLGQTKEVTVYRLICKETVEEKILQRASQKNTVQQLVMTGGHVQGDLLKPEDVVSLLLDDAQLEQKLREIPLQQPKDRQKKKRLKGIRVDEEGDVSLEDFTNSGSAENELEKENAHRKKRKAKSQKDNPLQLQNPQRTAEDMDLLLETDEPSPSGYEEDHIVQERSKRLRRPTKSINENLEPAFNSADNMPIMNSSEDQPTSYDYKSGVYGSGSQDALPSQAPVA from the exons ATGGAGCCGCGGCGGCACCACTCGAAGAACGGCCTCTCCTACTCCAATCTCTTCAACCTCGAG CCGTTAATGAGCTTTCAAGTACCACAACCAGATGATGAATTTCATAATTATGAGGATAGTAGTCAGGACGAGAATAGAAGCAGCCAAG GTCAGGGGGTTCTTTTTGAGCGGTGCAATGGTGAAATATCTCCAGAGTTgatccggaggaggaggaggcatggTGTCGAGTCTGAGGCTGTTGCAAACTCATCCTTGAGGAATGATACTGACAGTAATGATGAGGTCGATGAAGAATATGAAAACGGAATATCCGAGGAACAATACCGTGCAATGCTCAGTGATCATGTGCAAAAATATAGGAAAGTGAAGTCCAAAGAATCGTTGTCAGGATTGGCTTCCTCTCGGATAGCAATGTCAGGTACAAAGCGAAGTCATGGGAGTAAAACTAGGAAGTTCACTGGTGAGCCTCTAGTTTCTGCTAAGGGGGAAACAACATCGCGTAAGATGGAAATATCACCTGGATACTACGAAGCTGATTTGGATGTGGATTACGATGGGGGTAATAGGTACACTTTGTCCATGGATTCTACTTACTTGGACATTGGTGAGGGTATCACATACCAAATACCTCCAACTTATGATAAGCTTGTGGCTTCGCTGAACTTACCAAGTATTGCTGACATTATAGTCGAGGAAAATTTCCTAAATGGTTCTTTAGATTTGCGGTCTCTGGCTGCCATGATTGCTACTGATAGAAGGTTTGACACGCTCAATCAAGGTGGATTGAATGAGCCTCAGCCCCAGTATGAATCACTTCAGGCTAGGTTAAAGGCACTCTCATTTGGTAATTCTGATAAAAAATTTACACTTCAAGTATGCGACATTGGTCTGGATCCATTTTCAATTCCGGAAGGTGCAGCTGGTAGGATCCGACGGTTAATCATGTCAGATTCTGGTACTCTACAGGTTTATTATGTCAAAGTCTTGGAGAAAGGGGACACTTATGAG ATTATTgaacggagcttaccaaagaagcaaaTAGTGAAGAAAGATCCTTCTGAGATTGAGAAGGAAGAGATAGAGAAGATAGGGAAAGTCTGGTTTAATATTGTAAGAAGGGATATTCCGAAGCATCATAAGATATTTACTAACTTTCACAAGAAACAACTCACAGATGCTAAACGTTTTTCGGAGACTTGTCAAAGAGAG GTAAAGTTGAAGGTGAGTAGGTCACTAAGACTGATGAGAAGTGCTGCGGTTCGAACTAGAAGGCTAGCTAGAGACATGTTGATATTCTGGAAGAAAGTAGACAAGGAGCAG GCTGAactgaggaagaaagaagaaagggaTGCAGCTGAAGCTTTGAAGCGTGAGGAAGAATTACGTGAAGCTAAGAGACAACAGCAGAGACTTAACTTTCTCATATCACAGACGGAGCTGTACAGTCATTTCATGGGGAACAAGTCTTCAGCACAACCTGTGGAGAACTTATTGGTGGTAGAAGGTGAAGCTAAACTTCCAGAAGAGGAATCATTGCCTCTTGATTCTAAATCAGAGGATGAAGAGGATCCAGAAGAAGTTGAACTTAAGAAGGAAGCTCACAGGGCCGCCAAACAAGCTGTTTCTCAGCAGAAAAAGATTACAAatgaatttgattatgcatgtttAAAGCTGCGACAAGTAGCTGAAACCAAGGATCAGGCAAATGACTCAGCTGGAGGGTCAAATGACATAGACCTTCTAAACCC CTCCACAATGCCTGTAACATCAACTGTACAAACACCGGAGATGTTTAAAGGGCATCTTAAAGAATATCAGCTGAAAGGATTACAATGGCTAGTTAACTGTTATGAACAG GGTTTGAATGGAATTCTTGCTGATGAAATGGGCCTTGGAAAGACAATCCAAGCTATGGCCTTCTTGGCTCATTTGGCTGAG GAAAAGAATATTTGGGGTCCATTTCTGGTTGTTGCACCATCTTCTGTCTTGAATAATTGGGCTGATGAAGTCAGTCGGTTCTGCCCTGATTTCAGAACACTTCCATACTGGGGTGGGTTAAATGAAAGAACAGTACTCAGGAAAAACATTAATGCAAAGCGTCTTTATAAAAG GGATGCTAGATTTCACATACTAATTACAAGCTACCAGTTGATTGTGACTGACGAGAAGTACTTACGACGGCTAAAATGGCAATATATGGTTTTAGACGAAGCCCAAGCTATAAAAAGTTCAAGCAG TATACGATGGAAGACGTTGCTCAGCTTTAACTGTAGAAATCGCTTGCTTCTGACTGGAACTCCAATACAAAACAATATGGCCGAGTTGTGGGCCCTTCTTCATTTTATTATGCCAACCTTGTTTGACAGTCATGAGCAGTTTGATGAGTGGTTTTCCAAAGG TATTGAGAGTCATGCAGAACATGGAGGCACCTTAAATGAACATCAGCTCAATAGACTG catgcagtattgaaGCCTTTCATGCTGAGGCGAGTTAAGAAAGATGTCATATCAGAGATGACAGGGAAAACAGAAATCACAGTTCATTGTAACTTGAGTTCTCGACAGCAGGCTTTTTATCGTGCTATAAAGAACAAGATATCCCTTGCCGAGCTTTTTGATGGTAGCCGTGGCCATATGAATGAGAAGAAAATAGTTAACTTGATGAATATTGTCATACAATTAAGGAAG gtGTGCAATCATCCAGAGTTGTTTGAGCGTAATGAAGGAAGCTCATATTTTTACTTTGCGGAGATCCCAAATTCTCTTCTTCCATCTCCATTGGAGGGAGTAGATGTTAATTATGCAGGAAATAGGAATCCAATAACATATAAG GTGCCAAAGCTGATCCATCAAGAAATTATTCGAAGCACTGAAGTACCTTTTTCTGTTCCTCGACGTGGTGTTCACTGTGAATATTTTGAGAGgctttttgatatattttcacCAGGCAACATTTATGAGTCTGAATTGCCAAAGTATAAATGCCTAGTAAACTCTTCTGAAGTTAGTGGAACATTTGGATTTACTCGTCTGATGGATTTATCACCTATAGAAGTCTCATTTTTAGCCAAGTGTGTGCTACTTGAGAGGCTGTTCTTTTCTGTCTTAAGGTGGAATAGACAACTCATTGATGAAACCTTGGACCTGTTTATGGAGACAGAAGGTGATGATCTTGAAAACAGTCATTTGGATAGACAAACTACTAGAACTATTGCACGGATGTTGCTGTTGCCAACAAGGTCTGAAGCAAGCTTGCTTAGAAGAAGGCTTGCAACTGGTCTTGGTGATGCCCCATATGAGGCTTTGGTTACCTCTCATAATGATAGGTATACATCGAACATCAGGCTTTTGCGTGCAATGTATGCATTCATTCCACGAGCCAGAGCTCCACCA ATACATGCTCAGTGTCCTGACAGGAGCTTTGCCTACCAAATAAATGAGGAACTTCATCATCCTTGGATGAAGAAATTGTTTCTTGGATTTGCACGCACCTCTGAGTTTAATGGTCCTAGAAGGCCTatgcatcatcatcacttgatcgAAGAGATTTCTCAGTCATATGCGATTGAGCCCATTTTTCAGCTTCCATACAGGATTTTTGGTTCTTCACCACCCATGCAAAGCTTTGATCCTGCTAAAATGCTCACG GATTCTGGGAAGCTTAAAACACTGGATATACTACTGAAACGTCTCCGGGCTGAAAATCATCGTGTGCTTTTATTTGCACAGATGACAAAAATGTTGAATATTCTTGAG GACTATATGAACTATAGGAAGTACAAGTATTTTCGACTAGATGGATCATCTACTATTATGGACCGTCGTGACATGGTCAGAGACTTCCAGCGCAG GAAtgatatttttgttttcttgctgAGTACAAGAGCTGGAGGGCTTGGTATTAATTTGACTGCTGCTGATACTGTCATCTTCTATGAGAGTGACTGGAATCCAACTTTAGACTTACAGGCAATGGATAGGGCACATCGATTGGGTCAGACAAAGGAG GTTACCGTTTATAGACTCATTTGCAAAGAAACAGTTGAAGAAAAGATTTTGCAACGGGCAAGCCAGAAGAATACCGTGCAGCAGCTTGTCATGACAGGTGGTCATGTTCAGGGTGATCTCTTGAAGCCTGAGGATGTTGTTTCTTTACTCCTTGATGATGCTCAGTTGGAGCAGAAATTGAGAGAAATACCGTTACAG CAGCCAAAGGATCGACAGAAGAAAAAGCGGTTAAAGGGAATACGAGTAGATGAGGAGGGGGATGTATCTCTGGAGGACTTCACAAACAGTGGTTCTGCAGAAAACGAGTTGGAGAAAGAGAATGCACATAGGAAAAAG AGGAAAGCAAAATCCCAGAAGGATAATCCTTTACAGTTGCAGAACCCTCAGAGAACTGCAGAGGACATGGATCTGCTACTTGAAACTGATGAACCCAGTCCAAGTGGGTATGAGGAAGATCATATTGTCCAAGAAAGGTCAAAAAGATTAAGAAGGCCAACAAAGAGCATCAATGAGAATCTTGAACCTGCATTCAACTCTGCAGACAACATGCCCATTATGAACTCTTCCGAAGACCAGCCGACTTCATatgactataaatctggtgtctaCGGGTCTGGTTCACAGGATGCCTTGCCATCTCAAGCTCCGGTTGCATAA
- the LOC135618480 gene encoding calmodulin-like protein 2 → MKLSVDSFLSSFKKYAAAAKNKKGRRAIARADALNASSSSSSASSYSEEYSTATGLQTTPRSVLQAAHGKAPLFLFTDEVSLLDLFNMFDCDGDGKITKRELEAVLRRLVPDAPTAEEVASMVAEMDRDGDGCLSLDEFAALGPALAASSGGGESELREAFAVFDADGDGKISAEELLGVFATLGDCGCTLEDCRRMIGGVDADGDGFVGFEDFVRMMDGQIRR, encoded by the coding sequence ATGAAGCTAAGTGTGGATTCCTTCTTGAGCTCTTTCAAGAAGTACGCCGCCGCCGCAAAGAACAAGAAGGGCAGGCGCGCCATCGCTCGAGCCGACGCTTTGAacgcgtcttcttcttcttcttccgcttctTCTTATTCGGAAGAGTACTCGACGGCAACTGGCCTCCAAACAACGCCGAGATCCGTCCTCCAAGCGGCCCACGGAAAGGCGCCGCTTTTTCTCTTCACTGATGAGGTCTCCTTGCTTGACCTGTTCAACATGTTCGACTGCGACGGGGACGGCAAGATCACGAAGCGGGAGCTGGAGGCGGTGCTGCGGCGGCTCGTCCCGGACGCGCCCACCGCAGAGGAGGTGGCGTCCATGGTGGCGGAGATGGACCGCGACGGCGACGGGTGTCTCAGCCTGGACGAGTTCGCCGCCCTCGGACCCGCGCTGGCCGCCAGCTCCGGCGGCGGAGAGTCCGAGCTCCGTGAGGCGTTCGCGGTATTTGACGCTGACGGGGACGGCAAGATCTCGGCGGAGGAGTTGCTGGGCGTGTTCGCTACGCTGGGCGACTGCGGGTGCACGCTCGAGGACTGCCGCCGTATGATCGGCGGCGTCGACGCCGACGGCGACGGCTTCGTGGGCTTCGAGGACTTCGTGCGCATGATGGACGGCCAGATACGTCGATGA
- the LOC135618478 gene encoding chromatin-remodeling ATPase INO80-like isoform X2, translating into MEPRRHHSKNGLSYSNLFNLEPLMSFQVPQPDDEFHNYEDSSQDENRSSQGQGVLFERCNGEISPELIRRRRRHGVESEAVANSSLRNDTDSNDEVDEEYENGISEEQYRAMLSDHVQKYRKVKSKESLSGLASSRIAMSGTKRSHGSKTRKFTGEPLVSAKGETTSRKMEISPGYYEADLDVDYDGGNRYTLSMDSTYLDIGEGITYQIPPTYDKLVASLNLPSIADIIVEENFLNGSLDLRSLAAMIATDRRFDTLNQGGLNEPQPQYESLQARLKALSFGNSDKKFTLQVCDIGLDPFSIPEGAAGRIRRLIMSDSGTLQVYYVKVLEKGDTYEIIERSLPKKQIVKKDPSEIEKEEIEKIGKVWFNIVRRDIPKHHKIFTNFHKKQLTDAKRFSETCQREVKLKVSRSLRLMRSAAVRTRRLARDMLIFWKKVDKEQAELRKKEERDAAEALKREEELREAKRQQQRLNFLISQTELYSHFMGNKSSAQPVENLLVVEGEAKLPEEESLPLDSKSEDEEDPEEVELKKEAHRAAKQAVSQQKKITNEFDYACLKLRQVAETKDQANDSAGGSNDIDLLNPSTMPVTSTVQTPEMFKGHLKEYQLKGLQWLVNCYEQGLNGILADEMGLGKTIQAMAFLAHLAEEKNIWGPFLVVAPSSVLNNWADEVSRFCPDFRTLPYWGGLNERTVLRKNINAKRLYKRDARFHILITSYQLIVTDEKYLRRLKWQYMVLDEAQAIKSSSSIRWKTLLSFNCRNRLLLTGTPIQNNMAELWALLHFIMPTLFDSHEQFDEWFSKGIESHAEHGGTLNEHQLNRLHAVLKPFMLRRVKKDVISEMTGKTEITVHCNLSSRQQAFYRAIKNKISLAELFDGSRGHMNEKKIVNLMNIVIQLRKVCNHPELFERNEGSSYFYFAEIPNSLLPSPLEGVDVNYAGNRNPITYKVPKLIHQEIIRSTEVPFSVPRRGVHCEYFERLFDIFSPGNIYESELPKYKCLVNSSEVSGTFGFTRLMDLSPIEVSFLAKCVLLERLFFSVLRWNRQLIDETLDLFMETEGDDLENSHLDRQTTRTIARMLLLPTRSEASLLRRRLATGLGDAPYEALVTSHNDRYTSNIRLLRAMYAFIPRARAPPIHAQCPDRSFAYQINEELHHPWMKKLFLGFARTSEFNGPRRPMHHHHLIEEISQSYAIEPIFQLPYRIFGSSPPMQSFDPAKMLTDSGKLKTLDILLKRLRAENHRVLLFAQMTKMLNILEDYMNYRKYKYFRLDGSSTIMDRRDMVRDFQRRNDIFVFLLSTRAGGLGINLTAADTVIFYESDWNPTLDLQAMDRAHRLGQTKEVTVYRLICKETVEEKILQRASQKNTVQQLVMTGGHVQGDLLKPEDVVSLLLDDAQLEQKLREIPLQPKDRQKKKRLKGIRVDEEGDVSLEDFTNSGSAENELEKENAHRKKRKAKSQKDNPLQLQNPQRTAEDMDLLLETDEPSPSGYEEDHIVQERSKRLRRPTKSINENLEPAFNSADNMPIMNSSEDQPTSYDYKSGVYGSGSQDALPSQAPVA; encoded by the exons ATGGAGCCGCGGCGGCACCACTCGAAGAACGGCCTCTCCTACTCCAATCTCTTCAACCTCGAG CCGTTAATGAGCTTTCAAGTACCACAACCAGATGATGAATTTCATAATTATGAGGATAGTAGTCAGGACGAGAATAGAAGCAGCCAAG GTCAGGGGGTTCTTTTTGAGCGGTGCAATGGTGAAATATCTCCAGAGTTgatccggaggaggaggaggcatggTGTCGAGTCTGAGGCTGTTGCAAACTCATCCTTGAGGAATGATACTGACAGTAATGATGAGGTCGATGAAGAATATGAAAACGGAATATCCGAGGAACAATACCGTGCAATGCTCAGTGATCATGTGCAAAAATATAGGAAAGTGAAGTCCAAAGAATCGTTGTCAGGATTGGCTTCCTCTCGGATAGCAATGTCAGGTACAAAGCGAAGTCATGGGAGTAAAACTAGGAAGTTCACTGGTGAGCCTCTAGTTTCTGCTAAGGGGGAAACAACATCGCGTAAGATGGAAATATCACCTGGATACTACGAAGCTGATTTGGATGTGGATTACGATGGGGGTAATAGGTACACTTTGTCCATGGATTCTACTTACTTGGACATTGGTGAGGGTATCACATACCAAATACCTCCAACTTATGATAAGCTTGTGGCTTCGCTGAACTTACCAAGTATTGCTGACATTATAGTCGAGGAAAATTTCCTAAATGGTTCTTTAGATTTGCGGTCTCTGGCTGCCATGATTGCTACTGATAGAAGGTTTGACACGCTCAATCAAGGTGGATTGAATGAGCCTCAGCCCCAGTATGAATCACTTCAGGCTAGGTTAAAGGCACTCTCATTTGGTAATTCTGATAAAAAATTTACACTTCAAGTATGCGACATTGGTCTGGATCCATTTTCAATTCCGGAAGGTGCAGCTGGTAGGATCCGACGGTTAATCATGTCAGATTCTGGTACTCTACAGGTTTATTATGTCAAAGTCTTGGAGAAAGGGGACACTTATGAG ATTATTgaacggagcttaccaaagaagcaaaTAGTGAAGAAAGATCCTTCTGAGATTGAGAAGGAAGAGATAGAGAAGATAGGGAAAGTCTGGTTTAATATTGTAAGAAGGGATATTCCGAAGCATCATAAGATATTTACTAACTTTCACAAGAAACAACTCACAGATGCTAAACGTTTTTCGGAGACTTGTCAAAGAGAG GTAAAGTTGAAGGTGAGTAGGTCACTAAGACTGATGAGAAGTGCTGCGGTTCGAACTAGAAGGCTAGCTAGAGACATGTTGATATTCTGGAAGAAAGTAGACAAGGAGCAG GCTGAactgaggaagaaagaagaaagggaTGCAGCTGAAGCTTTGAAGCGTGAGGAAGAATTACGTGAAGCTAAGAGACAACAGCAGAGACTTAACTTTCTCATATCACAGACGGAGCTGTACAGTCATTTCATGGGGAACAAGTCTTCAGCACAACCTGTGGAGAACTTATTGGTGGTAGAAGGTGAAGCTAAACTTCCAGAAGAGGAATCATTGCCTCTTGATTCTAAATCAGAGGATGAAGAGGATCCAGAAGAAGTTGAACTTAAGAAGGAAGCTCACAGGGCCGCCAAACAAGCTGTTTCTCAGCAGAAAAAGATTACAAatgaatttgattatgcatgtttAAAGCTGCGACAAGTAGCTGAAACCAAGGATCAGGCAAATGACTCAGCTGGAGGGTCAAATGACATAGACCTTCTAAACCC CTCCACAATGCCTGTAACATCAACTGTACAAACACCGGAGATGTTTAAAGGGCATCTTAAAGAATATCAGCTGAAAGGATTACAATGGCTAGTTAACTGTTATGAACAG GGTTTGAATGGAATTCTTGCTGATGAAATGGGCCTTGGAAAGACAATCCAAGCTATGGCCTTCTTGGCTCATTTGGCTGAG GAAAAGAATATTTGGGGTCCATTTCTGGTTGTTGCACCATCTTCTGTCTTGAATAATTGGGCTGATGAAGTCAGTCGGTTCTGCCCTGATTTCAGAACACTTCCATACTGGGGTGGGTTAAATGAAAGAACAGTACTCAGGAAAAACATTAATGCAAAGCGTCTTTATAAAAG GGATGCTAGATTTCACATACTAATTACAAGCTACCAGTTGATTGTGACTGACGAGAAGTACTTACGACGGCTAAAATGGCAATATATGGTTTTAGACGAAGCCCAAGCTATAAAAAGTTCAAGCAG TATACGATGGAAGACGTTGCTCAGCTTTAACTGTAGAAATCGCTTGCTTCTGACTGGAACTCCAATACAAAACAATATGGCCGAGTTGTGGGCCCTTCTTCATTTTATTATGCCAACCTTGTTTGACAGTCATGAGCAGTTTGATGAGTGGTTTTCCAAAGG TATTGAGAGTCATGCAGAACATGGAGGCACCTTAAATGAACATCAGCTCAATAGACTG catgcagtattgaaGCCTTTCATGCTGAGGCGAGTTAAGAAAGATGTCATATCAGAGATGACAGGGAAAACAGAAATCACAGTTCATTGTAACTTGAGTTCTCGACAGCAGGCTTTTTATCGTGCTATAAAGAACAAGATATCCCTTGCCGAGCTTTTTGATGGTAGCCGTGGCCATATGAATGAGAAGAAAATAGTTAACTTGATGAATATTGTCATACAATTAAGGAAG gtGTGCAATCATCCAGAGTTGTTTGAGCGTAATGAAGGAAGCTCATATTTTTACTTTGCGGAGATCCCAAATTCTCTTCTTCCATCTCCATTGGAGGGAGTAGATGTTAATTATGCAGGAAATAGGAATCCAATAACATATAAG GTGCCAAAGCTGATCCATCAAGAAATTATTCGAAGCACTGAAGTACCTTTTTCTGTTCCTCGACGTGGTGTTCACTGTGAATATTTTGAGAGgctttttgatatattttcacCAGGCAACATTTATGAGTCTGAATTGCCAAAGTATAAATGCCTAGTAAACTCTTCTGAAGTTAGTGGAACATTTGGATTTACTCGTCTGATGGATTTATCACCTATAGAAGTCTCATTTTTAGCCAAGTGTGTGCTACTTGAGAGGCTGTTCTTTTCTGTCTTAAGGTGGAATAGACAACTCATTGATGAAACCTTGGACCTGTTTATGGAGACAGAAGGTGATGATCTTGAAAACAGTCATTTGGATAGACAAACTACTAGAACTATTGCACGGATGTTGCTGTTGCCAACAAGGTCTGAAGCAAGCTTGCTTAGAAGAAGGCTTGCAACTGGTCTTGGTGATGCCCCATATGAGGCTTTGGTTACCTCTCATAATGATAGGTATACATCGAACATCAGGCTTTTGCGTGCAATGTATGCATTCATTCCACGAGCCAGAGCTCCACCA ATACATGCTCAGTGTCCTGACAGGAGCTTTGCCTACCAAATAAATGAGGAACTTCATCATCCTTGGATGAAGAAATTGTTTCTTGGATTTGCACGCACCTCTGAGTTTAATGGTCCTAGAAGGCCTatgcatcatcatcacttgatcgAAGAGATTTCTCAGTCATATGCGATTGAGCCCATTTTTCAGCTTCCATACAGGATTTTTGGTTCTTCACCACCCATGCAAAGCTTTGATCCTGCTAAAATGCTCACG GATTCTGGGAAGCTTAAAACACTGGATATACTACTGAAACGTCTCCGGGCTGAAAATCATCGTGTGCTTTTATTTGCACAGATGACAAAAATGTTGAATATTCTTGAG GACTATATGAACTATAGGAAGTACAAGTATTTTCGACTAGATGGATCATCTACTATTATGGACCGTCGTGACATGGTCAGAGACTTCCAGCGCAG GAAtgatatttttgttttcttgctgAGTACAAGAGCTGGAGGGCTTGGTATTAATTTGACTGCTGCTGATACTGTCATCTTCTATGAGAGTGACTGGAATCCAACTTTAGACTTACAGGCAATGGATAGGGCACATCGATTGGGTCAGACAAAGGAG GTTACCGTTTATAGACTCATTTGCAAAGAAACAGTTGAAGAAAAGATTTTGCAACGGGCAAGCCAGAAGAATACCGTGCAGCAGCTTGTCATGACAGGTGGTCATGTTCAGGGTGATCTCTTGAAGCCTGAGGATGTTGTTTCTTTACTCCTTGATGATGCTCAGTTGGAGCAGAAATTGAGAGAAATACCGTTACAG CCAAAGGATCGACAGAAGAAAAAGCGGTTAAAGGGAATACGAGTAGATGAGGAGGGGGATGTATCTCTGGAGGACTTCACAAACAGTGGTTCTGCAGAAAACGAGTTGGAGAAAGAGAATGCACATAGGAAAAAG AGGAAAGCAAAATCCCAGAAGGATAATCCTTTACAGTTGCAGAACCCTCAGAGAACTGCAGAGGACATGGATCTGCTACTTGAAACTGATGAACCCAGTCCAAGTGGGTATGAGGAAGATCATATTGTCCAAGAAAGGTCAAAAAGATTAAGAAGGCCAACAAAGAGCATCAATGAGAATCTTGAACCTGCATTCAACTCTGCAGACAACATGCCCATTATGAACTCTTCCGAAGACCAGCCGACTTCATatgactataaatctggtgtctaCGGGTCTGGTTCACAGGATGCCTTGCCATCTCAAGCTCCGGTTGCATAA